In Solanum lycopersicum chromosome 5, SLM_r2.1, the following are encoded in one genomic region:
- the LOC100037491 gene encoding JJH-R-like protein (The RefSeq protein has 26 substitutions compared to this genomic sequence) has protein sequence MESMNISHPLDTLMYVEKQLVSRGDAHFIQILLKIEKDVEEHQSKLYHFLDTLQWVEEKWGSFRMCSDNNHLSWIEDQWYSFDYNMEPYNILTTLQRFVQASHSFLEGFHFSKESRPPHTPQRIEEKGLPIVSHLSKTLQQMEDECNSFFVEYLFAQELDALSVLQRIEEYWGSFRMYLEEFRSKVSDFLEISQEGMSLLDRLRFLKRDFKFLSIIIELHIFKEEPHVSWEKVRALFHGATDELIQMYSTEVSPWSQQFYDYFCHLQYELQQTKLEIIKANFPFPKISANEDGIVIPDFVKKFIDSVADNISNSLKFDDLSSPLCIGGRSIMVQIEMVLKGLNFLSSFVCFVSDRCIETRVKHALFTHVVQVAWQTTMATWLYLPSNEYMYQDTAPNGENPLLSDLLKSKIQPIQSSICKFYCHILQALNLVQSQWYPVINAKYVFDCEVGFLESLRCTLKGLPVSSNCIAIKAELQETLNFFGDTLVNLPTQVIELHLQDIDFSIVDAGLLVFSLNDDNENLDFTGKIQSMQSVIYLIYRKKFLLQFNLPGIDRVDSADFILDNREKFQSMYSNSVDSVQSQLPIIQKELKFFQAVVEQQDGLQHFAKKTTHLVFEVEHMVDTCKKKDVPDWCLFIWILNIGEDIRMLMAEVAEIRNELLSSPNKLTSFVQLVLKGFVRIFGVASSQFASKQRINEEIVGFEDVKDELIGKLKGGSSGLDVISIVGMAGLGKTTLANKLYSDESVVSHFNIHAHCCVSQEYTRKDLLLAILRNITDERAKLRRETENELADRLRKLLMFKRYLLLIDDVWETSAWDDLKLCFPEHNMGSRIILTTRHYEVASYAKHDSDPHMLRSLNNDESWMLLNKKVFNNESFPFILRDAGQEIVRKCDGLPLSIILIAGILIRMKKEKYCWEQVATNLGPNIQDQMEGTLDLSYQNLPPYLKPCFLYLGVFSEDEEIQVSKLTWLWIAEGFIKPHTGKTLEEIAENYLENLVGRNLVMVGKRSFNGRIKTCRIHDLVHEFCRKKAKLENIIQRINGDAGLDPTQFFPPKCNTSRRLSLHSQCDDLAKWCLCFSNLKYLQFRESRRTAFSSIDRASVILKRFKFLRVLDFEFTIIDSFPQELILLRYISFRTDNDTLSLPANLWNLETLIVQGTRGRISLPETIWKMVKLRHLQINDQALFTLQNEQEFIESPSEMDDLQSLSSAYFSCAGSADKILAKTPNLRRLTCEVSAFDDSFTAFNNLAMLEILKISSGAALTSVDKLKLPSHLKKLTLSNFYINLNEVTTLSTLEVLKLLGVTICSNTWKVKDEQFSKLKFLKLENLSFSEWDVSDDAFPYLEHLVLIRCPYLEVIPSCFGYMSSLKSIEVKSCKESLADSAMVIKEMQVEVMGFSDFEVIIHKIDQQCSNTRSGITYQIEGSLSADAVGKTTKLIQSDVLVN, from the exons ATGGAGTCTATGAACATATCACATCCCCTTGACACACTGATGTATGTTGAAAAGCAATTGGTGTCTCGAGGCGATGCTCATTTCATCCAAATTCTGCTGAAAATCGAAAAAGATGTAGAGGAACATCAGTCAAAGTTGTATCATTTCCTTGACACTCTGCAGTGGGTTGAAGAGAAATGGGGTTCATTCCGTATGTGCTCAGACAACAACCATCTGAGTTGGATTGAAGACCAATGGTATTCATTCGATTACAATATGGAACCTTATAATATCCTGACAACTCTCCAGCGTTTTGTCCAGGCAAGCCATTCGTTTTTAGAGGGATTTCACTTCTCCAAGGAGTCTCGTCCTCCTCACACACCGCAGAGGATTGAAGAGAAAGGCCTGCCAATAGTATCTCATTTATCTAAAACTCTGCAGCAGATGGAGGATGAATGCAATTCATTCTTCGTTGAATATCTGTTTGCACAGGAACTTGATGCCCTTAGCGTTCTGCAACGTATTGAAGAATATTGGGGCTCATTCCGTATGTATTTGGAGGAATTCAGATCAAAAGTGTCTGATTTCCTTGAAATTTCACAAGAAGGTATGTCTTTGTTAGATAGACTGAGGTTCCTCAAAAGGGATTTCAAGTTCCTGAGTATCATTATCGAATTGCATATCTTCAAAGAGGAACCACATGTAAGCTGGGAAAAAGTCCGAGCATTGTTCCACGGTGCTACAGATGAACTCATACAGATGTACAGTACGGAAGTAAGTCCGTGGAGTCAACAATTTTATGACTATTTCTGCCACTTGCAATATGAGTTGCAGCAGACCAAGTTGGAAATCATTAAGGCTAACTTCCCCTTTCCCAAAATATCAGCCAATGAGGATGGTATTGTGATTCCCGATTTTGTTAAGAAATTTATTGACAGTGTTGCTGATAATATCAGTAATTCACTGAAATTTGATGATCTAAGTTCACCACTTTGTATTGGGGGACGAAGCATTATGGTTCAAATAGAAATGGTTTTGAAGGGGTTGAATTTCCTCTCTAGTTTTGTCTGCTTTGTTTCAGATAGATGCATAGAGACTCGGGTCAAACATGCTTTGTTCACTCATGTTGTACAAGTGGCCTGGCAAACAACTATGGCTACGTGGTTGTATCTTCCGAGCAATGAATACATGTATCAAGACACAGCTCCGGACGAAGAGAATCCTTTGCTTTCTGATCTTCTGAAGAGCAAAATCCAGCCTATTCAGTCAAGCATATGCAAGTTCTACTGTCATATCCTGCAAGCTCTAAATTTAGTTCAGTCACAATGGTACCCCGTTATCAATGCTAAGTATGTATTCGATTGTGAAGTTGGGTTTCTGGAGTCTCTTCGATGCACTTTAAAAGGATTACCAGTCTCTAGTAACTGCATTGCAATAAAGGCAGAACTTCAGGAGACGCTCAACTTCTTCGGAGATACTCTGGTCAATCTACCAACACAGGTCATTGAACTTCATCTTCAGGATATAGACTTTTCAATTGTTGATGCAGGACTTCTGGTTTTCTCATTAAATGATGATAATGAGAATCTTGATTTCACGGGAAAAATCCAAAGTATGCAAAGTGTGATCTACCTCATCTATAGAAAGAAATTCCTCCTTCAGTTCAACTTACCTGGAATTGACAGAGTGGACTCTGCTGATTTCATTTTAGACAACAGGGAGAAGTTTCAGAGCATGTATTCAAATTCAGTTGATTCGGTTCAAAGCCAGCTTCCGATTATTCAGAAAGAACTCAAGTTCTTTCAAGCTGTCGTAGAACAGCAAGACGGACTTCAACATTTTGCAAAGAAGACTACTCATTTGGTGTTTGAGGTAGAACATATGGTTGATACTTGTAAGAAAAAAGATGTTCCTGACTGGTGTCTTTTTATCTGGATCTTGAACATCGGTGAGGATATTAGAATGCTCATGGCAGAGGTAGCAGAGATTCCTAATGAGTTACTCTCATCTCCAAACAAGCTAACTTCATTTGTGCAGTTAGTACTCAAGGGATTCGTTCGGATCTTTGGTGTTGCTTCTTCACAATTTGCTAGTAAACAAAGGATCAATGAAGAAATAGTAGGCTTTGAGGATGTGAAGGATGAACTGATAGGAAAACTAAAAGGAGGATCATCAGGCCTTGATGTAATCTCAATTGTTGGAATGGCTGGATTAGGCAAGACAACTCTGGCTAACAAGTTATATTCTGATGAGTCAGTTGTCTCTCATTTTGACATCCATGCCCATTGCTGTGTCTCTCAAGAATATACGCGGAAGGACTTATTACTAGCCATTCTACGCAATATTACTGATGAAAGAGCTAAACTTAGAAGAGAGACTGAAAATGAACTGGCAGATAGACTTCGCAAACTTTTAATGCGCAAGAGATACCTTCTCCTCATTGATGATGTTTGGGAAACTAGTGCATGGGATGATCTAAAGTTGTGCTTCCCTGAAGATAACATCGGAAGTAGAATCATTCTGACAACTCGGCATTATGAGGTCGCTTCTCATGCTAAACATGATAGTGATCCCCATAAGCTTCGATCTCTCAATAATGATGAAAGTTGGATGTTATTAAACAAAAAGGTGTTCAACAACGAAAGTTTTCCTTTTATTCTAAGAGATGCAGGCCAAGAAATAGTAAGAAAGTGCGACGGGCTTCCTCTTTCAATTATTCTGATAGCTGGTATCCTCATAagaatgaagaaggaaaaatattGTTGGGAACAAGTGGCAACAAATTTAGGTCCAAACATTCAGGATCAAATGGAGGGTACTCTTGACCTGAGTTATCAGAATTTGCCACCCTATTTGAAACCATGTTTTCTGTATTTGGGAGTATTCTCAGAGGATGAAGAGATTCAAGTCTCAAAGTTAACATGGTTGTGGATAGCGGAAGGCTTCATAAAACCTCATACGGGGAAGACTTTGGAGGAAATCGCAGAAAATTACTTGGAGAATCTTGTTGGGAGAAACCTTGTGATGGTTGGTAAAAGGAGTTTTAATGGAAGGATCAAGACATGTCGCATTCATGACCTGGTGCATGAATTTTGCAGGAAGAAAGCCAAGTTGGAGAACATTATACAAAGAATAAATGG AGATGCAGGTTTGGATCCTACTCAATTCTTCCCTCCAAAATGCAATACTTCACGTCGCTTATCTCTTCATTCTCAGTGTGATGATCTTGCAAAATGGTGTTTGTGTTTTTCCAATTTGAAATATCTCCAGTTCAGGGAGTCTAGAAGAACTGCATTCTCTTCAATAGACCGCGCATCAGTCAttctaaaaaggttcaaatttCTGAGGGTGTTAGATTTTGAATTCACTATCATTGATTCTTTCCCACAAGAATTGATCCTTTTGAGGTATATTTCTTTTCGGACCGACAATGATACACTATCCCTCCCAGCCAATCTTTGGAACCTTGAAACTTTGATAGTTCAAGGAACTAGAGGACGGATATCATTACCAGAAACCATTTGGAAGATGGTTAAGTTGCGGCATCTGCAAATAAACGACCAAGCATTGTTCACTTTGCAGAATGAACAGGAATTCATAGAAAGCCCTTCGGAAATGGATGATTTGCAAAGTCTTTCCTCAGCATATTTTTCTTGTGCAGAAAGTGCTGATAAGATATTGGCTAAGACACCAAATCTTCGAAGACTGACATGTGAAGTTTCTGCATTTGATGACTCATTTACTGCATTTAACAATCTTGCAGTGCTCGAAATTCTCAAGATTTCTTCTGGTGCTGCATTGACATCAGTCGATCAGCTGAAGCTCCCGTCACACCTCAAGAAACTGACACTGTCCAATTTCCACATAAATCTAAATGAAGTCACAACTCTTTCAAATCTTGAGGTACTCAAACTGCTACGAGTTTCCATCAGTTCCAATACATGGAAAGTGAACGATGAGCAGTTCAgcaaactcaaattcttgaaactagaaaatttatctttttcagAATGGGATGTCTCAGATGATGCTTTTCCATTCCTTGAACACTTGGTATTGAAAAAATGTCGATATCTTGAGGTGATCCCTTCTTGCTTCGGATATATGTCTTCCCTGAGATCCATTGAGGTAGAATCATACAAAGAATCACTCGCCGACTCTGCTCAGGTCATCAAGGAAATGCAAGTTGAAGTCATGGGATTTTCTGATTTTGAGGTCATAATCCACAAAATAGATCAACAATGCTCCAACACTCGGTCTGGAATTACTTATCAG ATTGAAGGATCTTTATCAGCTGATGCCGTTGGGAAGACCACGAAACTTATACAATCTGATGTATTAGTTAATTGA